In one window of Mytilus trossulus isolate FHL-02 chromosome 7, PNRI_Mtr1.1.1.hap1, whole genome shotgun sequence DNA:
- the LOC134725244 gene encoding uncharacterized protein LOC134725244, whose protein sequence is MGGESTLEKEDGWIMTQLKVINDKLDVEENYGRAKEFATEHPVYTLFIALTIATCCIPVICFLTFLLGIIIFGVISFVFFEGTVLVISTVVLGGVLCVTTVVACSLSGFAVLSYYGLQYSYNLLKKTFPSVFETEEGPDSTKK, encoded by the exons GAGGCGAATCAACATTAGAAAAAGAAGATGGGTGGATTATGACACAACTTAAAGTTATCAATGATAAACTGGATGTTGAAGAAAACTATGGACGTGCTAAGGAATTTGCTACAGAACATCCAGTTTATACTTTATTCATAGCATTAACCATAGCAACATGCTGTATCCCTGTCATCTGTTTTCTGACCTTCTTGCTTGGTATCATTATCTTTGGTGTTATAAGCTTTGTATTTTTTGAAG GGACAGTTTTGGTGATCAGCACTGTAGTACTTGGAGGTGTGTTGTGTGTTACGACTGTGGTGGCCTGTAGTTTAAGTGGATTTGCTGTCCTATCATACTATGGACTACAGTATTCATACAACTTGTTGAAGAAAACTTTTCCATCAGTTTTTGAAACTGAAGAAGGACCAGATTCTACAAAGAAGTAG
- the LOC134725247 gene encoding small ribosomal subunit protein uS3m-like — protein MSVCRSLLVGSRCITTCPVRGISTSLACYKRSLGGSEPLRNVRAGVYKTTRRGDVWITYEEAQPPPKIGVTKAWKSWNSSSLEGEGRAPETVVDDNFIREFMKGTFPGVLASDVIVKRRHNIVLISCIMSCILRPMKYYFLVGYTEELLSCLLKCPVKLEIQTVGSVYDLKFRTI, from the exons ATGTCTGTTTGCAGAAGCttg CTTGTTGGGTCAAGATGTATTACTACCTGCCCTGTGAGAGGAATCTCAACATCATTAGCCTGTTACAAAAGAAGTCTTGGAGGATCTGAACCATTACGTAATGTACGAGCCGGAGTTTATAAGACCACAAGACGAGGAGATGTGTGGATAACATATGAAGAAGCACAACCACCCCCAAAAATAGGAGTCACAAAAGCATGGAAAAGTTGGAATTCAA GTAGTTTGGAAGGAGAAGGTAGAGCACCAGAAACAGTTGTGGATGACAATTTTATTCGTGAATTCATGAAAGGAACTTTCCCCGGTGTTCTTGCATCAGATGTGATTGTCAAGCGTAGACATAATATAGTTCTTATCAGTTGTATCATGAGTTGTATATTGAGACCAATGAAATATTACTTTTTGGTTGGCTACACGGAGGAGTTATTGTCGTGTTTATTAAAATGTCCAGTAAAACTTGAAATACAGACTGTAGGCAGTGTATATGACCTCAAATTTAGaacaatataa